AGTCCCAGCCGCCCCCGGCGCCTACACCGTCTGCTATAACACCTGCAACCCGGCTCCCACTCCCACTCCCACGCCCACCCCTACTCCCACGCCAACGCCCACTCCAACGCCGACTCCCACACCCACCCCAACCCCAACTCCAACGCCCACCCCGACTCCGACACCGACCCCCACGCCGACTCCAACACCCACACCTTCTGCCGCGCCCACAGCTACTGCCACCCCCACGCCCAAGCCTTCTTCCAAGCCCCAGAGCAGTGCCACGCCCGCGGCATCGCCGGCTGCGGCCGGGCCCACCGCGTCTCCCAGCCCGGAGGCCTCGGCCAGCCCGGCGCCCACATCTAGTGCCAGCCCCCAAGCCTCGCCCAGCCCCACCGCGTCCGCCACGCCCGCACCCGCCGCCGGGTCCGGCAACAACACCGTGCTCATACTAGGCATGGCCGCCGGCGGATTAGGCTTCCTCGGGCTCCTCATTTTCCTCGCGCTCTGGCTCCGCCGTCGGTCCAAAGGTCCCGACGACCCCGGCCCCCTGAGCTAGCGATGCGTCCGCGGCCACCATTCCGGCATCAACGCCCGCCGCGGTAGCCGGGGAAGGATATAGGCCGCCAGCACCGTAGCGAGCGGCACCGCTGCCACCAGCGCAGCTCCCCCTACCAGCGTGCGAATGACCTCCTCACCAATCAATTCGTTATTGAGCGTCATAAAAAGTGGCATAGCCGGATGCACTGCCAAAAACACCAACAAGGAAAATGACGCCCCCGCATACGCCAGCACTAGCGTATTAATCAGCGACGCGATGTGCTCCTGCCCCACCCGCAACCCCCGCCGGTACAATTCCGCCGCCGATAGGGCCGCATTCGCCTCATGCAGCTGTGCCACCACGGCCACTTGAGCCGTAGTAATATCATCAAGAATTCCCAATACCCCAATCATCATTCCGCCGAGCAACAATCCCTGCAGATCCAGCCCCGGCGCCGCCTGGAAAGCCAGTGCAGCGGCGCCCTCGCCGGCCAGACCCGTCAGGTTTGCCGCCCCCACCGCTATGAGCGAAAGTGCCGTTCCCGCCAGCAACGTCGCTACCGTGGCAACCAGCGCTAGGCTGGTGCGGCGATTAAAACCGTGCGCCAGGTACAATGACGCCCCGGCTATCATAAAGGTGCCCGTGAGGCAGGTAGTAAAGGGATTATTCCCGCGAATAATCCCCGGGATAATCCACAGCGCGATGATCCCGAAGCTCACGGCCAGCCCAACCAAGGCCGTAAAGCCTCGCCACCGCCCAATCCCTATCGCCAAGGCCACAAACCCGGCCGCCAGCCAAGCGTAGGTACCCAGCCGGTAATGGTCAATCAAGAAATAAGACTCCGGAGTATCCGGCGCCCGGGGCGGCACCCCCAGGACCACCTCGGCCCCCACCGGCAGGGGAGTCCGCTCAATCAGAGCCGTCCGATCGGCAGGTATGTTTATAGTCTGCCCTCGGCGCGGACCCTCCAGGAGCCGCACCACTACCGAGCGGTTCGGTCCGGTCGCGGTCACCCGGGCATGGTAGTAATGCTCATATCCGGTGCCGGTCAGAGGGCTCAACATCGCATAGTCGCCGGCCTCGGCCACCATCGGCCAAGCCACCATAAAAAGCCCCAACAGTAACCCAAGTCGCCTCATTAAGAGTAAGTATAACGAAGTATGCTAATATCGGTACCGTAAGGAGATATCAACGTGTCACGCGAAGCCAAAATCCTCACCGCTGTGCTCGTCGTCATCGTCGGCGCCATGATCGGCCTCTTTGCCTTGGCCAACAGCGGTCAAAACACCCCCGCCCCCGTTGGCGACAAGACCAAACTTATTCGCGACAACAGCCAAAAAGAGGGCACGGGCGCCATCCAGCTCGTTGAATTCGGCGATTACCAATGCCCCGCCTGTGGCGCCGCCTATCCCGGGCTCAAGCAGCTCATGAAGGATTACGACGGCAAAATCACCTTCTACTTCCGCAACTTCCCCCTCACCAACCTCCACCAAAACGCTACGGCCAGTGCCAATGCCGCCGAATCAGCCGGTGATCAAGGCAAATATTGGGAAATGCACGACAAACTCTACGAAACGCAGTCAGATTGGTCCACGCTGAGCGACCCCACCGACAAATTCGTCAGCTACGCCAAAGATCTTGGCCTCGACACCGATAAATTCAAAAAGGCCCTCACCGACAAGCAGTTCCAGAGCCTCATCGATCAAGACGTCGCCGACGCCAATGCCCTAAGTGTGGACTCCACGCCCACGCTGTACTTCAACGGCGTCAAATACGACGGCAAAACCGACTACGCCAGTTTGCGCGACCAGACCGAACAGCTACTCAAGAAGTAGCTTTCTCCACCAGTTCCACCTCGCCCGTCTCGTGCGCCACATTCTGCGACATTATCACGTATGACACCTCAGTGTCCGGCCCCAAGTGCAAATGCAGCGTCTCATTCACGAGCCCCACGCCGTCGCGGCCGCCCAGATTCGATAGCACTGCGCCCACGGTATGCGGCTTAATGCTAATGGCCCGTCGCGAAAAGCCCGGCCGCGGCACCGCCAACTTCGGCCAACCCTTGCCGGATCCGTCGAGCCGCGCCGGCCGCGCCGGTGGTTTTTTGGCCGCATCGATCCGGCCGCCCTTTACATTCACCGCCACGTGCACATTCGTATCGGCTACCTCAGCCTCGTTGATCACCGAGAATCGCACCGGCACCACGCCCTCGTCTACTTCGGCGGCGTAGTGCTCCAATTGCCGATCATAGGTTGCCAGTTCATGCGCATACTTGTGCCAATCATTGCGGCTAAAAAACCCTAGTGACGGCACCGACGGTCGCCAGCCGTGACGCATCTCGTCCAATTTGCGCTCCACATAGGCCATTTCGGCGTCTAGGAATTTTCGCTCCGCCTTGTAGTTCGGCTCGCACAGTTGCGCTAGTACCAAATAGTGGGGCTCCGAAGCAGGCTGATGGTGCTGACTGGCCATAATAGAACCATAGTACCATTAAACATAAGTGCATTGGTGGGTCCGGCAGGATTTGAACCTGCGACCAAGCGGTTATGAGCCGCCTGCTCTAACCACTGAGCTACGGACCCCCGAAAACGTATTATACTAGGATCAATGACGCTTCCCAAAATCAAGTTAGGCGGCACGAACGTCCTGAACCTCATCGGGGTGCTGGTGATTTTGTATTTGGTGGTGGTGCTCGTCCAAACGGTCCAACATAATTACCGGCTCGGGCGCCAAATCGATCAGCTCAATGCGCAAATATCATTGCTGCAAAGCCAAAAAGACGAATTAGCCTACCGCATTCAATACTACAACACCGATGCCTTCCGCGATCGCGAGGCCCGGGCCAAACTCGGCCTCCAGGCGCCGGGGGAAAATGTCGTCATCATCCCCCGCAGCAGCCCCGCACCTGCCGCGGCGGCCGGATCAGCCAAAGCCGCCCCCAAAAAATCCAACCTGCAGCAGTGGTTTGACTTTTTGAGCGGCCGCACCTAGCCAAGCGCCCGCGCACGGTTAACGGCCAGCACCACGCCACCGGCCGTCCAGATGGCCGCCACCAGCCCCACCAAGCCGCCGAGCACCGGCACCCAGCCGGCCAGCACCACGAGCGGCACGCCAAGCAATGCAGCCATCGCCAGCCCGCGGCGGTCGTCCTCGCCGCGCAGCGCCAGCCGCCCAATGGCCGCCCCCGCAAACAAACCCGAAGAAATCATCACGAGCACCCACAGCGCGGTTGCAAACAATGCGGCCGGCAAGCCCACCACCGTCACCGCGAGTATAAGTATTGCGATCGGCGCCAGCACCACTGCCACTGCCCCCCAGCCCAGGCTCGCCTCCCAGCGCTGAATCATCATGCCGGTCACCGAGCGCACCAGTCGCGGTGCCAGCCAAATGGCCAGCAGCATGCCCGCGAGCATCGCCACGATCCAGTACAGCAACATCGTCAGCCGGTCAGCCGCCGTGGTCGGCCCGCGCGATGGCTGCGGTGGGGCGT
This genomic interval from Candidatus Saccharimonadia bacterium contains the following:
- a CDS encoding YibE/F family protein; protein product: MRRLGLLLGLFMVAWPMVAEAGDYAMLSPLTGTGYEHYYHARVTATGPNRSVVVRLLEGPRRGQTINIPADRTALIERTPLPVGAEVVLGVPPRAPDTPESYFLIDHYRLGTYAWLAAGFVALAIGIGRWRGFTALVGLAVSFGIIALWIIPGIIRGNNPFTTCLTGTFMIAGASLYLAHGFNRRTSLALVATVATLLAGTALSLIAVGAANLTGLAGEGAAALAFQAAPGLDLQGLLLGGMMIGVLGILDDITTAQVAVVAQLHEANAALSAAELYRRGLRVGQEHIASLINTLVLAYAGASFSLLVFLAVHPAMPLFMTLNNELIGEEVIRTLVGGAALVAAVPLATVLAAYILPRLPRRALMPEWWPRTHR
- a CDS encoding thioredoxin domain-containing protein; protein product: MSREAKILTAVLVVIVGAMIGLFALANSGQNTPAPVGDKTKLIRDNSQKEGTGAIQLVEFGDYQCPACGAAYPGLKQLMKDYDGKITFYFRNFPLTNLHQNATASANAAESAGDQGKYWEMHDKLYETQSDWSTLSDPTDKFVSYAKDLGLDTDKFKKALTDKQFQSLIDQDVADANALSVDSTPTLYFNGVKYDGKTDYASLRDQTEQLLKK
- a CDS encoding septum formation initiator family protein, whose amino-acid sequence is MTLPKIKLGGTNVLNLIGVLVILYLVVVLVQTVQHNYRLGRQIDQLNAQISLLQSQKDELAYRIQYYNTDAFRDREARAKLGLQAPGENVVIIPRSSPAPAAAAGSAKAAPKKSNLQQWFDFLSGRT